The following is a genomic window from Maniola hyperantus chromosome 15, iAphHyp1.2, whole genome shotgun sequence.
agctATTTTAGGCTTGCTCGGTGGCAcgactttgccagtagggtggtaacaagccACGCCCGAGCCGAGACCCAGATCAGAGCAGATCGGAATCGTACTCGGGACATCTCACTTATAGGACAACCTTGCCACTGAGGCGATAGAGAGGTCATCAGTAgggggccggtgatgggttgagaacttgagataatgatgatgataagtctTGATTACTTAATCCTTTGACTGGAGGAGATTACACACCTTTCTTTTacctttgatttttagggttccgtacccgagggGTGTCAACGGGAGCCTACTATTACTAACACTCCGCTGTCTgcccatccgtccgtctgtctatctcgtgaaccataataggtagagacctgaaaCTTTCACAGTATGTACTATGTCAAATGCCACtagctataacaacaaacattTCACAATTAGCgacatgaaaaattaaaaagtctaacagccgcactcagagacgcttaatcgttacttaagtttagttaaaatgagacagagttatacatctctcacataaacgattagcgactctgagtacggctgttatttcttgtacgatctTACAGAACCCTTCCTGtgtgagtccgattcgcacttgactgattttttattacctacttacagtcCTTCCAGAGTGAACCATGAATGCTAAACAGCTAAATCGAGCTATCATAACGATAAGCTTATTCGGCGTGCTGGTGTCCACATACGCGCTATACGTGGAACTGCTTGCAGAGTTGAGGCCTGGTTATAAGGCGCTCTGCGATATAGGCGAGCATGCAAGCTGTTCCAAAGTCCTTACCTCTAAGTGAGTAAAATACTCATCGATGTCTAGCACAGTAGTCCGCGTAAGAAAGATTAGGTACACATCGGTTAATAACGATTTTATTCATAGTCAATTCAAGTATAACTTTCTTTCAATATCGAAGAAAACTTCGCAGCCATAAAAACCTTTTCTTGTTACtgcattaaattatttttaaacgctaaaattgatTTCTctctgacccgccccggcttcgctcgggtggaatttagaaaatcgaggtgggagatgaatttccaaaaatcctggaacacgtatttcttcattagtgaccgtatacccaaataccaatttccatgcaaataacttgaaaaatgacggacattcatacaaaatttcatcccctatttaacccacttagggctggaatttcgaaaaatcctttcttagtggatacccactctttacaaagaacacacccttaaaatttcaagtctctaggaccagtggtttaggctgtgcgttgatatataaatgtcagtcagtcagtcaggactcaggactttgaattttatacgtTTAGaagattacttaattatttttttattcctaaAACGCCGTGCTACACAAAACGTTCTCACAATAGCAGGCACctatagtaggcgacaggtcgagatggcagtcagggaaggaacgccccgcacacccacgcagctcccgcgctaacccggtgcgggcgaacgcgggtgacgtgccggtgtgcggggcggccccccgcctcataccccgactgccatctcgacctgtcgcgtactatacctataattCCATTATTGAGGTAGGTACCGTCATACAAatcgagttgttattctaagacaCAATCGTTCTGAAGTTCTTTTGGTAAGATACCTACTGAATTTTATTACtaggtttttaattaaattaaaaatagaataaaaaaaaccagtaaaAATTATTCATTAGGTACGGGTGGTAgtggtacttacctacataattataatatcatctGAATGACTCTACGGAATCGAATCAAAATCCCTCGCAGCTGCTCTGTCGGTAGGTGACGATGATGAATAAGTCTTCTTATGAATCCTGACAATGAATGGAAGACAGGGCTGCAGCATCCGTTGGACTATATTGTCGACAAAGTCGAGAGACCATTGTCGAACCAATGCTATGGTCAGTTGCGTGATAGATGGTCAAAGTTATGACACACGAGTAAATATGGATCTCATGTGGTTATGATACGGCTACCATTGAACATTTATCCccaataaaaaaagaaattgggCTGCACAAGTCAGAAATTATACTTCCATAATAAAATATTGGCCAAACAAGGTCTGACTATTATGCAACCCAGTACCTGTGgtctcagaatacataatagtataggtaataggtatatggTCCAAAATTAACAAATTCTGACCAGTTCAACACAATAATTCTTTTTAGAAACCATGAAACATGAATCAAACCAGGAGCATTTTGCTTGCATGATGAGAAATCATACCAGTGCGCCAAAAAGGTTTTATGTCAGTACACATCAAAATCGTGTTTAAATGGAGtagcaataaaaaaaacgttattGTGTTGCAGGTACGCGAAGGGCCTGGGACTCGTGCCCGAGGACTCCCCTTTCAAGGTGCCGAATTGTGTGTACGGGATTATCTTCTactgtattattatatttttgagtaagttcacttttttatatttatctagCTATTTTGAGTTGCTTCTTAGGCTCGCATTCAGAATTAGCACCGTTTCTCGTCATAAGTTCAAGTTAGATGTAAGTTTTAATGTaggatgaaaaatatttttaagactGTTAAAATTGCCTTACGGTTACCGTTACCAAGGACCACCAAAAAAAGCAAAGTTGGTGGCTGAGCAATGAGTAGTATTCGTACTTACCCCATGATTAAGGTTCAAGGTATAATATTGGTTCAAAGTTATCAAACTCTGACTTGGGCaacccattttgcttttatCAGTGTGCATTTTACGGTAAATCTAACGGTTTACGCAGTGTGCACCAGGAATTAGCTCACGTATTATGTGGCAGAATTTTTGCCTACTACTTAATCCTAACCTTACCAATATTATCATTATATGTCGACTAATTAACGGCAAACcttttaaaattatacctacatctCAACCTTATAAAATTATCTATCCATTGGTGAAAATCGAATGAAAATCCCTACAGTAGTTTCTGCAATTGACTCCCAAATCCTATAGTATTAATTTTCCGTATGATATCTTAATCATGTACTTGATAGCTTCTTTGAAGCGTTCGATAAACTAGTCAAAAACAAGATTTATTTGCATTAAAACCTAAAAATAACTAATTTTTACAACCATTTTTATTGCACCCATAAACATCAATCACTTTAATGTTTCGAATAGCCCTATAAGCGTTGATTAATCGTCATAATCAAAGTATGTGAATCGCTACCATGTTTGACCGTTTATATAATTGGGCTACGTCGAGATATCTACGAAATCCGATAAAAACGGTTTCTTGGCGCgcttatgtatgtattattgaTGATGTATGTTGCATGGGCTTGTAACACCGAGGAGCAGGcctaagggcggtttcagactagcgtatttttttgcgcgtatacggtcgtttcagcatacgcgcttactaCGCACGATacattacgcgcttcaaaaaactggactcgcgtatacgggcatatttcggcgtgttcgctcgaaccgcGGTGATGTTGTGGGGAGatgtctctcgcggctcgcgcttatacgagcttagaagcgcgtcaacgctcgtacgagttgagcgtgtgccaaaaggcgcgcctatacgcgcctacatgcgcttccaaaaacgagctcatacgcgcgtataaaacgctagtctgaaaccgcccatAGGATAAAATGGTCTCTGGCTTGTAATGATATCTGCCGTGCtgtagagagagccagcgcgtgctagaccttccttattttatagaagctaaaagtttctttgcgtattgtcgccaacactgggaggaacgtttgtttggatcatggttgctttgggagataacagaggTAATAAAGGTTTGAAAAATCGTACGTCAAAGtatataaaatctatttttttatattttcttcgcaGTAGTATTAACAATGGGTCATAGTTCAGAAGCGGTTTTAAAAATTTTGGGTCTATCTGAGTAAGTCGATTTTGTTCTAGTCTAGTACCTATTAGTACGCGGGGTCCCAGGAGGTTAAGGGTGTCCcgtgtctggcaggggttgccaccatactaagtgtctgacaatgcatgacgtgatttcttacacttactactccgaagaaaacataaacaaattagacttaatactttgacgaaagattttctACACCGGAATTTTTATCTGATATAATACTTATGCCCAAAAGGAATAGTTTGGGCGACAATCACGAAATGGCCCCACAATACAATTTCGTGATTATCGCACAATTAATGATTCTTTATGAACTTCAAATAAGTATGTTATGTCACGTAAAAGTTTCACGAACATTAAACGACCATGCCATACTTTTTTTACCAAGATGTAGGGTTTGGATTACAAGcaagttcatcatcattatcatgatcaacccatcaccggctcactagtcactactgagcacgggtcacctctcagaatgagacggttttggccatagactaccacgctggccaactgcggattggcagacttcacgcgcctttaaaaacattatggagaactctgcaacgctgcatgcaggtttcctgacgatgttttccttcaccgttaaacttgctttaacggaaaaaacatcgtgagaaatcGTGAGGATATTTAATTggataaaacgcacatacctctAAAAGAAGCCCGGGAACCCCgaactcccgaataggaggcggacgtcataCATTACTATGGCTAAGCTATCACTGCTTCAAGCAAGATCAACAGCTGTACCTATCATTTAATACCTATTCATTGCAACGTGTTAATCAAATAGGTAAGCTGTTATACTGTTTAAGTATAAAGTAAGAGTTCTGTGGGAAACCTAAGAACGAGCTAGGCGTAGTCCACGCAAACCCGTTTACTGTGCAATTCCAAAATGTAAATCGCGAATCGTGCTTTGCGACTACGAGGAAATATTGCAAAAGCCGCGCTGCCTtttataagtacgcgacagatcgagatggcaatcggggaaggaacgccccgcagacccgcacacccacacagtccccacgctaacccggtgcgggatagtgcgagtgacgtgcgcgtttgcagggcgtcccccccgcctcataccctgattaccatctcgacctgtcgcgtactatatatagatatttttgATGTGTGAACAATTTTCATGGATAatatagataaaataatttgtggGCTTTCTGGATAATACATTATTTATCTGTACCTATCTAACCACAGTAAAATCATTTCGCTTATTTCGCTCATGATCGCGCATCGTGAGTCATATTCATGGCTGTGGGAAAACGTCTAGGAGAGCCATTAAAGCCGTTTCGCACATATTTGATAATCCACTACCCATATTGATGGAAATAAAGATGTTATTGTAACTATCTGATATTTGATGACATCTATCTTTTTAACACCTCACGAGGACTTTCTTGGGAAGGTTAGTGTCAGTGGTTTTCCCTTGCCTTCTGCACCAGTCCTTTTCGTGCTCGTGAGGCGTAGGTTTAGCATCTGCCCCCAAAAACGTCACTtagtgatgaccacgaccactctgccaagagtgtcaCGTCGAAGAAGatcttttaaccgatttcaaagaaggaggaggttctcaattcgtcagaatctttttttagttacctatagtacatCAAATAcgatttattaggtacctaaatacaaAACCTTTTTGAGAACCCAAGTTTCggaagtttttttaattcagttacaagttagcccttgattgcaatctcacctggtggtaatcaTCCCtgtggtcatcatcatcaccaacaatCGATAGGCGtacactgctgggcataggtctcttgtagggacttccacacgccacggtcttgcgtctcATGAATctaacggctccctgcgactcgtctgatgtcgattccagcaacttgggatcccaacgtctatcggtttttcgaactatgttccctgcccattgccacttcagcttcggcAGCAACCCGTagacgcgataggtcgagatgtcaatcggggacggaacgtcccgcacacccgcacaagccccacgctaacccggtgcaggcgagcgcgggtgacgtgcgggtatgcggggcatccccccgcctcatagcctcatatctcaacctgtcgcggactaaagttctcttacggatctcatcatttctgatttgaccacGTAGGGAAACTACAAGCATACCTCTCTACATCTGAGTGaccctgagctttcttatgtggccccatagttagcgacaTGGTTCGGAAGTTTATTAAAAGGATGAAGTGGTTAGCTATGTAATGTTGGTACATAAAGGAATTTTCAGATTATCAGCtctaaataatacctatttacatagatatttttttatcgtGGGAAAGCTAACATGTGTGTGGTAAAGGCATTTCGCGAGTAATGTGCTCATCATTGCGAATCGTGCACCGTGTCAGCGCGTCgggaaaatattatgaaaaccaTGTTAAACCCCTGCATACATACCTACGTAGATACCGTAGATTCTTGTTTAGTTCACAagttttttttgcaaataaaaaagaGATGTCCTACATTAAAATTGTGCGCTATGCAGTATTCACCTTAAATTTTACACGACTTTGAAAAAATGAGATTATCAGCCATCAGCCAGGCCATGtgtattatgtacctaggtacaggTGGGTCGAACTGATAATCTGACGGGAGATACCTTAAAATGTTATGGGCGAATACCGGAAATATTTAAGTATTGTTTTAAGTGTAGGTACAAGCGGATTTTTTACTTTAACTTCAAAATACTTAAAGTTTCGAAAGTGTGAATAGGTAGATAAAAGGATGAGGTATGGACACACTattacatgtaggtacctatttctttaTCTTTAGTTTTTATccacacatacctacttacctttatTATAATGGCGTGTGAGCACAATCatattttttatcttaatttattactaagcCAAACCTcaagctaataataataattgtaggttAGATATTGCTATAAGTCGGCGTGGAACGGTGCCAAGAATGTTAGGTGCATTTCCACGCTGAATCGCTAAGTTGATTCCTTGTGCAAAAACTGATCGCGCCCACTTATCTCACCCGTCGAGGCAATTAAACAAGGTGTGATGTCGCGCAAGATACTTTTTGCGCTAAGATGGGCTAGGGGCCCACCCGTATCAATTACAGCCAGCACAAGTTACCGAGGCAGACACTTAggagtagataagtaggtatatctaattgtacatatctcacacccggctttacccACGTGTTTAGTCACGTTAGTCAGTCTcaactccctttgaaaaaggaccccggatgacttcgaaactagtcgggctagcgtcgactaaacacgtgagtaaagccgggtgtgagatatgtataatggaaatcactcacgatagtttaaacgctaaagtacCTATATCTAACTAGGATAATCGCCAATAAGCTTAGGTCCTCTAGAAGCTGCGCCAATTGCAAAGCATTTTTATAGGAAACATAGAGTGATAGGTATTTTTAGAGTGCCATACCCGAAACTCTATTCCTAAGCCTCCGCTGCACGGACCGCGGAGGCTTCCAACGCTGtgtcttccgatgcgaggtcgccattccattaCCTTGAgtccccaatgtctatcggttttacgaactatgtgccctgcccattgccacttcagcttcgcaacccgttgagctatgtcggttaatttagttctcctacggatctcctcatacgtaggtacctacaatacatacataagcaactaaaaaacaataaaataaaacatggcACTGAAATATAATTGAACAAATTACAGCGCTAACATAACCACGGCGTAAATTGTTTTTCCAATCCCGTTTTAATATTACGTAAATTTCCACGAGCAACATTATCAGATTATGCTAATATAAATTGTCAATTAATGCAGTTTGCATTTCGTTTCCCGAAAGTCGAAACCGCGGCACGATTTTAAGCCAATAAAACgtatttgaatatattattaaggATAGGGTTACCAGATCAGGATTTGTCCTGGATTCCGGCCATATCAGAATTCTTAGTCAAAGGTTATGGCCGGACTTGGAAAATGGCcgaattcatcatcatcgtcgtcaacggatagatgtccactgcttgacataggtcgaaggtctcttgtaaggagtGGCGTTGTTTTCGTATGGCTagttggcgtgtggaagtctctacctTACTACTAGACTAGCCACACGCCATGACATAatttaagtcagtcagtcattttcccttttttaggtaggtacctacttatatagatttaaaagtatctaatttaaatgtaaaaagatagatacataaattatttttgtaaagttaaagctgtgataggctCGTAGTTattacgtccgccttctaattggaggtcgggggttcgattacgttcacgcacctctaacttttcagggCTATGTTTAATTCATgtgattaaaatatattattttctttattgaaggaaaacatcgtgaggaaacctgcatgcctgagagttctccataatgttctcaaaggtgtgtgaagtctgccaatccgcacttggccagcgtggccaaaacccttatctCTGAcgcgtgctctgtaatgagccggcgcggcgatgggttgatcatgatgatgatgataatgataaattacaTACATATCTAAAATAAAGACAGAAAACTACGACACTTGGGTCACTTTTGTAGAGTGGTATCTCTTATACTCTCACGCGTTTTGTGTCTTCAGTCTTCTCATCCCCGAGCACGAATGTTATAAGCCCTGTAACTATGAACGTAACAAGTCTGTGGTATAATCTCATTGTATAACTGCAGCAAATTGTATAAAGTAACAAGACATTAACCTTCGGCTTTAGTAATAGGTACCCCTTGCTCTCGGAGCAAAATCTCAGGAatttttagtagattttttttctttttttcaggaTTTCAAAAATTTTAACTGGCAACCCTAATCATGGAGGGTTTGCGTGAGCATTTATTGCTTCGCTAAATTGTTAATACCGCGGAACATGGTCGTAAACGGTTGGATTATTTTGTATAGCCCATTGTTTTTCAGTTTTGTCCGTAATCGAAATGGACCGGCCGATATTCGATAGCATTGTTTGCTATGTTCATAATTACCTggatattgtaataaatcataATGTCTCATTGATATTAAACGTTTAAATTGTTAcaagtataaataaattatcatgGGGACAAATTAACTTGAagttacgtaggtaggtaggtaggtaggtaggtagggaccTACCTATGGGTTCTGCAGTTTATGattttagttaggtacctatgtagctagGTGTGGGCTCAACGATctctatattttaatagtagctGTCTAGCTAGTAACAGTGTTTCGTAGAATAGTAGCATAGCCGCAACCCAGTCTTTAtaacttacataattattattattataaacataaagGTAACTTCTACTTATACCTTTGACCccgtacctactattatttaaGTTGCAGGACATATTATAACcattgtacttacctatttttttgtttcagctACATTTGACCAAGTAAATGTGGTACGACTACAGCTCGGAATTTCTGCAGCCTCCCTTCTAACCTGTGTCTACTTAGCCTACCTGCTGATATTCATGCTGAAGGACTTTTGTTTAGTTTGCGTCACTACCTATGTTCTTAATATTGCAAATGCATTCCTATTAAATAAGAAACATTCCCTTTTAGctgtaaaaaataagtaaacctctcaattaataataatatttttagtaggtattttacttgtattttatatataatataaactttaaattGTTTTCTGCCATCTGTTGTTGAATGCCTGAATTATTTGAAAAGTGACATCTAGTGACGAGTAGTTGAGTTTTATTTTCCAATATTACCAATAGATGGCGGTAAAACAAGCTGTATTACTTTGTAGTTTGAACTTATTGaaatactaaatattttatttacggtGAAAACGCGGTGAAAATAAtagcctaagagccagcgcgtgctagaccttccatattttataaaagctgaaggtCTCTCTGCGTATacttagtatatatatatatatatatattctgtgtatatatatatatatatattctgtgtatatatatatatatatattctgtgtgtatatatatatatatatattctgtggtattgtccccaacactgggaggaaagtttgtttggatgtttgtttagatcatggtggctttttttattacctgttacccaaagccaccatgatccaaataaacattcaaaaaacgttcctcccagtgttggggataatAGGCAGAggaactttcagtttttataaaataacgaatatttttattgtttttcattttttccttttaattgCGTTTAGTTATATAAAGATCAACAATAATAGAAATTGAAAAAATGAACGGTtgaaaataataggtaggtaggtacattcaaaaataattttcactgtTAAACTTGTTTTCGAAATGCAATTTCagctaggtacttaggtattaggtacttactaccgtTATCTCAGTGGTAGGTATATTCTATCAGCCATTTATCAGCTAACATTTTTAGAAACATTCGTGCAATTAGGCACCTTCTAACTATAAAATTACTGCTTAGTAGGAAATGGGGTTACGAGCTATACTGAATCCTTTGGTATTTCCTTTGTCTTATCAATTTGGCGTAATCAGTGACTGTAGTGATATACAAAAACGGCGGCTATTATCCCTTTAACAGTGACACACAGGTTTCCTTGTTAAGTTTTATGCGTTGCGAACGTGTTCGCCATATCGGTGCTCTGACGCCGACGCGCGCCGATCCTTCTTTGATTAGCGATTGTGACGTGTGCACAGTAATAACTATGgtaggtaataatatgtgcCTAGATATTCAGTATCAACATTTTAGCGGATATATGAATACGAATACCTACTtgtagggtttcgtacctccgaacagttagagatgcgtgcccatAGGATAGACCCTTGACACTCGAATAATCTCTATCACCGGACGCCTTTGTTCAACAAAAGCGGTGTGGTTGTACTTAGTACATAGGCGGTAATGATCTAGCCTCAGCGAGTGTTGAAGCTGAAGTTATGAACTAAAGGatacatagttcaaaaaaccgatagacgtgagAGTctgaaggtgctggaatggcgacctcacaccggaatgcgtagcgttggaagacctaccactaggtggacagacgacatcaaactagtcgcagggaaccgctggattcaggcgttgcaagaccgtggcgtgtgtaacTACTGTGAAGGTCCTAAAAGAGACAGTATGTCAtcagacgtctatcggttgatgatgatgatggtaatgaATAATCAGGACATAAAGGCTTTCATGAAATGAACTGCgcatatttaggtacctaaaattACACATTATGACGTAGATTCACACAAGTGGGAACCTTTTTACTACTAAGCACTTACAAGTTTCGGTCATAAACTTAAACTTGAGGTGTGAGAGAGTCACACAATGTGTTTTTGCGGTTAAAAGTGTTTAGACGTGCGATTCCAAAACAGATAGGGTGAGATGAATATTGAGGAAACGCGGAATGTCTAACGCTGAATGTAAGGATTGAAAGCTCTCTGTGGTTGACTACTATTAGTTACTTCCATAATATATGCTTATGGAAATGACGTAGTGATCGTTTGATCTCAAGAAcaaaattttacttacttatcaGTACCCGTCTTTTCAAGGctgtccattttactgtaacgcggaagtatttcgactctcgaatttggtttggtttggtgagacgtaaaatcttgtactacgggtactgttaggAATTCACAGCTATGCAGGAGCACAAGGGTGAAAGAGGCGTCAATATCTACTGAAAATACGTGGGATAGCCGCATCGGTCGCAACGAAAAAATACTGAAGACGTCAACACAGTTTGGCACTGACCTGACCGTAGCCAACCCTAGAGACTGTCTTAATCTTGAAAGTTGCATATGGTCAGCACTTCAACAGGTGACAAGAGTGAaggaattttattaataactagctgatgcccgcgaattcatccgagtggatttgggttttcctctttgatttttcgggatttttGACATAGGAACCGATTTCAAAgcccaatgcaaataggaatgttaGTAGTATTTGGAAGCAAATGGCATTGCGTCGGTTTAGTCGTTCCTTTTTCTAACCGACTTAGTAGGCCAGTTTTTAAaacaccacgatttaggaatgcaattccttacagcgtTGAACTTAAAGAGTTGGGTTCAGGCTTTACTTGGTTGGTAccttcaatatcaatttataaccgacagttcccaaatcccatcagttttcaGTAGTCAGGTCCCCTGTAGCaacaggattgaagagttgaaattcaaattttttatgggacaatatATGGCTGGACCAGCGTCTCGGGCCTCGTCCGCGGGGTCTTCTTTCTTATATTGTTATTTCAGTTGTATCCCGATTACTTATTATGTAGTTCAGGCTCAGTGCggaaatctttttttaataccagcctaaaaatataataaatataataaatattgactttcactaatgctatttgtataataaaacgCGATTCTAATGAAAAATTTTTAAGTCACCGGTCACCATTAGGTCTTCATATGATGGTATAATTTACGCAATTCCAATTCGGTTTTACCATTTATGACCAATGGCTTAGATTAGCCATGATGGTTAAAACTTAGGCAATCGCACTTTCAATTATGTACCAATGCTAAAACCTAaccttttttcattttaactgGAAATGAGTCAGAAGTAAGTATGCAATTTTGGTAGCTTTTTATATATCTAAAATAGCATCTAAGCACCCACCACGATTTGCTACCTAGTTTATTGTATTGTGAGCCATGTTTTGCCTACATTAGACTCCGTTTATGGAGCTACGCCTATTGCCTTACAGCCAACGTCCTTACTAACAGCTTAATATGTGTAATCAAGATTTACACGCTCATTGTTGTTCATGCTTACTACGACACATTTGGAATTGATTGCTTAATTAATGGGGCTGGAAATAAGTAAGAAATGCAAGTTTTATGCATAAAGTTAAGCCtaatacaatttttagggttccgtacctcaaaaagaaaaatgaacccttataggatcactttgttgtctgtctgcctgtctgtcaagaaaacctatagggtacctcccgttgacctagaaacatgaaatttggcaagtaggtaggtcttatagcacaagtaaaggaaaaaagtcgaaaaccgtgaattggtggttaggtaattccaaaaaaaatgttaaaatgtgtTCCCGAAAAAATTACTCGGCGCAgttgtcattaacttgcaatGTTACACATACAAGTTTTAAAATgtcttgtacggaacccttcgtgtacaagtccgattcgcacttggccgttttttttttattacaaacctAAGCTAAACGGTAATACAACCTAAATAACCTTCATGGCATCGATTTCATCATTGCTTTCTATCACTTTTatcaggcatgattgtcgtcaagcgcaagcttatctcacaatttaaaaaaaaccggtagATATCCAGGACTATCAGTCAAACTATTGTGCCAAATGCAATCTGAAATCCAAATGTGCTGTGCATAACTAAGTATTACTATTTCCTCTGCCACAGGTTGAAACGCTTGT
Proteins encoded in this region:
- the Vkor gene encoding vitamin K epoxide reductase complex subunit 1-like protein 1 produces the protein MNAKQLNRAIITISLFGVLVSTYALYVELLAELRPGYKALCDIGEHASCSKVLTSKYAKGLGLVPEDSPFKVPNCVYGIIFYCIIIFLTTFDQVNVVRLQLGISAASLLTCVYLAYLLIFMLKDFCLVCVTTYVLNIANAFLLNKKHSLLAVKNK